Proteins from a single region of Pseudomonas phenolilytica:
- the asd gene encoding aspartate-semialdehyde dehydrogenase, translated as MKRVGLIGWRGMVGSVLMQRMLEERDFDLIEPVFFTTSNVGGQGPAIGKETAPLKDAYSIDELKALDVILTCQGGDYTNEVFPKLREAGWQGYWIDAASALRMQDDAVIVLDPVNRRVIDQQLDAGTKNYIGGNCTVSLMLMGLGGLFEAGLVEWMSAMTYQAASGAGAQNMRELIKQMGTINAAVAEDLANPASAILDIDRKVAESQRGEAFPVDNFGVPLAGSLIPYIDKELPNGQSREEWKAQAETNKILGRFKNPIPVDGICVRIGAMRCHSQALTIKLNKDVPISDVEGLISQHNPWVKLVPNHREASMQELSPAAVTGTLSVPVGRLRKLNMGSHFLGAFTVGDQLLWGAAEPLRRMLRILLER; from the coding sequence ATGAAACGTGTAGGTCTGATCGGTTGGCGCGGGATGGTCGGTTCCGTGCTCATGCAGCGGATGCTGGAAGAGCGGGATTTCGATCTGATCGAGCCGGTGTTCTTCACCACCTCGAACGTTGGCGGCCAGGGGCCGGCCATCGGCAAGGAAACCGCTCCGCTGAAGGATGCCTACAGTATCGATGAGCTGAAGGCGCTGGACGTGATCCTGACCTGCCAAGGCGGTGACTACACCAACGAGGTTTTCCCGAAGCTGCGCGAAGCAGGTTGGCAAGGCTACTGGATCGATGCCGCCTCGGCACTTCGTATGCAGGATGACGCCGTTATCGTGCTCGACCCGGTGAACCGCCGCGTGATCGACCAGCAGCTGGATGCCGGTACCAAGAACTACATCGGCGGTAACTGCACTGTCAGCCTGATGCTGATGGGCCTCGGTGGTTTGTTCGAGGCGGGGCTCGTGGAATGGATGAGCGCCATGACTTATCAGGCTGCATCCGGCGCTGGCGCTCAGAACATGCGCGAACTGATCAAGCAGATGGGAACCATCAACGCCGCCGTTGCCGAAGACCTTGCCAATCCGGCGAGCGCCATTCTGGATATCGACCGCAAGGTTGCCGAGAGTCAGCGAGGTGAAGCGTTCCCCGTCGATAACTTTGGTGTACCGCTGGCCGGCAGCCTGATTCCCTATATCGACAAGGAACTGCCCAACGGGCAGAGCCGTGAGGAGTGGAAGGCGCAGGCCGAGACCAATAAGATCCTTGGTCGATTCAAGAACCCGATTCCGGTTGACGGTATCTGCGTGCGCATCGGCGCTATGCGCTGCCACAGTCAGGCATTGACGATCAAGCTGAACAAGGATGTGCCGATTTCGGATGTCGAAGGGCTGATCAGTCAGCACAATCCGTGGGTCAAGCTGGTGCCGAATCATCGAGAGGCCAGCATGCAGGAGCTGAGCCCGGCGGCCGTCACTGGCACGTTGAGCGTACCGGTCGGACGGTTGCGTAAGCTCAACATGGGCTCACATTTCCTCGGGGCCTTCACCGTTGGTGATCAATTGCTATGGGGGGCTGCGGAGCCCCTGCGTCGGATGCTCCGCATACTTCTTGAGCGTTGA
- a CDS encoding FimV/HubP family polar landmark protein, with amino-acid sequence MVRVRNLVLAIAAATALTTEVAHALGLGEVRLQSSLNQPLVAEIELLDAKMLAPGEVVPSLASVEEFNRAGIDRQYFLTDLKFTPVLRPDGKSVIRVSSTKPVREPYLNFLVEVLWPSGRLLREYTLLLDPPLYSPETVAAVAPQLPITSVAPARTPTVSPAPSQVRSPSSASTTGQVVERVPTSSEYKTSSHDTLWEIAERNAGSGTVHQTMLAIQDLNPDAFIGGNINRMKSGQVLRLPNTEQISSRTQAEAIAQVAEQNTIWRQGRTAPRDVAKQIDATRRTNAGEAPAQSDSRDNLRLVAPDTGKSTAGSDTGSSGDSKALRDRLATTQESLDSSRRENVDLKERLDELQGQLEKLQRLMQLKDDQLAKLQAQLAVDGETSNAERPSQDDVRAVQADSVSASKPQSDETDHASENKAELTTDQEAAASAAAAASQNAQPSKPAAAPAPAPKPTSANPVDATPEEPSLLDDYLANPMLLGVLGGSALLLLLVGLMALSRRNAMKEAELQEQLLAESENESFNLQPGALQDLHSDSDASLPSTTATFVETEPVAPTHASTGDALAEADIYIAYGRFNQAAELLRNALNDEPQRSDLRLKLMEVYAELGDRDGFARQESELREIGGAGSDIERLKLKYPAIAITAVAAVATHADLDNFDLDDLQFEEQVSARAAGQDPDDAFDLSLDDLDIDLDSDQAGLTPATPISETAQAETLNFDDLSFDEPAPGAAENAGADDGFADLTEESPSAVSLSDDLGDFSFDLGAEEQGVSVEGGQPSVENYSFDLNDSLEDVAANRGGTVDEELLSADFDLSFDHAPMSESQVEGAAGDSVDFDIPAGSLDDTKTASPDLLSVEPESAAEEDDFNFFADTDEATTKLDLARAYIDMGDAEGARDILDEVLSEGSEQQQQEAREMLAKLA; translated from the coding sequence ATGGTTCGGGTTCGAAATCTGGTACTGGCAATTGCAGCTGCTACTGCGCTGACTACCGAGGTGGCCCATGCGCTGGGGCTTGGTGAGGTCCGGCTGCAATCGTCGCTGAATCAACCACTGGTTGCGGAAATCGAACTGCTTGACGCAAAAATGCTCGCTCCGGGCGAGGTGGTTCCTTCTCTCGCCTCCGTTGAGGAGTTCAACCGCGCCGGAATTGATCGTCAGTACTTTCTGACTGATCTGAAATTCACTCCGGTGCTGCGGCCGGACGGCAAAAGCGTCATCCGAGTCTCATCGACCAAGCCGGTACGTGAGCCTTATCTCAATTTTCTGGTTGAGGTTCTATGGCCCAGCGGTCGCTTGCTGCGTGAGTACACGTTGTTGCTGGACCCCCCGCTTTATTCTCCCGAAACCGTAGCTGCTGTTGCTCCGCAGTTGCCGATCACCTCGGTGGCACCGGCCCGCACGCCGACTGTTTCGCCTGCGCCGAGTCAGGTGAGGTCGCCGTCATCCGCGTCGACGACCGGGCAGGTGGTTGAGCGTGTGCCGACCAGCTCCGAGTACAAGACCTCTTCGCACGATACACTCTGGGAAATTGCCGAGCGAAACGCTGGCTCTGGCACGGTCCATCAGACCATGCTCGCGATTCAGGATTTGAATCCAGACGCCTTTATCGGTGGCAACATCAACCGCATGAAGAGTGGCCAAGTCCTTCGTCTGCCCAACACCGAGCAGATCAGCAGCCGCACTCAGGCCGAGGCCATTGCGCAGGTCGCTGAGCAGAATACGATCTGGCGGCAGGGGCGCACCGCGCCTCGCGATGTGGCGAAACAGATCGATGCGACTCGCCGGACCAACGCAGGCGAGGCGCCTGCCCAAAGTGATAGTCGAGATAACCTGCGGCTTGTAGCTCCGGATACAGGAAAGTCCACCGCTGGCAGTGATACTGGCTCCAGCGGCGACAGCAAGGCGCTCCGTGATCGCCTTGCCACTACCCAAGAGAGTCTCGACTCCAGTCGGCGCGAAAATGTCGATCTGAAAGAGCGCTTGGATGAGCTGCAAGGTCAGCTGGAGAAACTGCAGCGCCTGATGCAGCTTAAGGATGATCAGCTGGCCAAGCTGCAGGCTCAGCTGGCAGTCGATGGCGAGACGAGCAATGCTGAACGTCCGTCGCAAGATGATGTTCGGGCAGTTCAAGCTGATTCCGTGTCTGCTTCTAAACCGCAGAGCGATGAAACAGATCACGCGAGCGAGAACAAGGCCGAGCTGACAACTGATCAGGAGGCAGCGGCAAGCGCTGCGGCGGCTGCTTCGCAGAACGCCCAGCCTTCCAAGCCGGCGGCGGCCCCAGCGCCAGCACCGAAGCCGACTTCTGCAAATCCTGTGGATGCGACTCCTGAAGAGCCGAGTTTGCTTGACGACTATCTGGCCAACCCGATGCTGCTCGGTGTGCTGGGTGGAAGCGCGCTGCTACTGTTGCTGGTTGGGCTGATGGCGCTATCCCGTCGTAACGCAATGAAGGAAGCCGAGCTTCAAGAGCAACTCCTCGCGGAGAGTGAGAACGAAAGCTTCAATTTGCAGCCCGGGGCGCTACAGGATTTGCATTCAGACTCTGATGCATCGCTTCCGAGCACCACTGCTACGTTTGTCGAAACCGAGCCGGTTGCTCCGACGCATGCCTCTACGGGCGATGCTCTGGCAGAAGCTGATATCTATATTGCCTATGGTCGTTTCAATCAGGCCGCCGAGCTGCTTCGCAACGCCCTGAACGACGAACCGCAGCGCAGTGATTTGCGTCTTAAACTGATGGAGGTTTATGCAGAGCTGGGTGATCGTGACGGTTTTGCTCGCCAAGAGTCGGAGTTGCGCGAAATTGGCGGTGCCGGTAGCGATATTGAACGGCTCAAGCTCAAGTATCCGGCCATCGCCATCACAGCCGTCGCGGCAGTAGCAACACATGCCGATCTTGATAATTTCGATCTGGACGATTTGCAATTCGAGGAGCAGGTATCTGCGAGGGCTGCCGGGCAGGATCCGGACGACGCCTTCGACCTGAGTTTGGACGATCTGGATATCGATCTGGACAGCGATCAGGCCGGTCTGACCCCGGCTACGCCAATCAGCGAAACCGCACAGGCTGAAACCCTGAACTTCGATGATCTTTCGTTTGATGAACCGGCTCCCGGCGCGGCGGAGAATGCAGGTGCTGACGATGGTTTTGCCGACTTGACAGAAGAGTCCCCGTCAGCAGTTTCTCTGTCTGATGATCTGGGTGATTTCTCCTTCGATCTCGGAGCTGAAGAGCAAGGCGTTTCTGTGGAGGGGGGGCAGCCGTCGGTAGAAAACTACAGTTTCGATCTGAACGATTCCCTGGAAGACGTTGCGGCCAATCGCGGTGGCACGGTAGATGAGGAGCTGCTGTCGGCGGACTTCGATCTGTCTTTTGATCATGCGCCAATGAGTGAGTCGCAAGTTGAGGGCGCCGCTGGCGATAGTGTTGATTTTGATATTCCCGCTGGCAGTCTGGATGACACTAAAACAGCGTCTCCAGACCTTTTGAGTGTCGAGCCTGAAAGCGCCGCAGAGGAGGATGATTTCAACTTCTTCGCGGATACCGATGAGGCCACTACCAAACTCGATCTTGCCCGCGCTTATATCGACATGGGCGATGCCGAAGGCGCTCGCGATATTCTCGACGAGGTACTTTCGGAGGGGAGCGAGCAACAGCAGCAAGAGGCGCGAGAGATGCTCGCCAAGCTGGCTTGA
- the truA gene encoding tRNA pseudouridine(38-40) synthase TruA codes for MLHDVPEAAAESAAVGVSRIALGVEYKGSRYRGFQRQRAGVPSVQEALERALSRVAGGHPVALSCAGRTDALVHASGQVVHFDTSVERSMHAWVMGANMNLPGDISVTWAKAMPAHFDARFSAMARRYRYVIYNDQIRPAHMAEEVTWNHRPLDIELMREAAKSFVGTHDFSAFRARQCQAKSPVKTVHHLQLLQHGKFIVIDVRANAFLHHMVRNFAGVLMTIGAGERPVEWAQQVLQTRIRRTGGVTAHPYGLYLVRVEYPEEFELPQRYLGPHFLSGLADYQDSLPSND; via the coding sequence ATGCTTCACGACGTACCTGAAGCGGCAGCCGAATCGGCTGCCGTTGGCGTTTCCAGAATTGCACTGGGTGTCGAGTACAAAGGGTCGCGTTACCGCGGCTTCCAGCGCCAGCGTGCGGGTGTGCCTTCAGTCCAGGAAGCGCTTGAGCGCGCGTTGAGCAGAGTTGCCGGCGGACACCCCGTTGCCTTGAGCTGTGCAGGGCGCACTGACGCCCTGGTGCATGCGAGCGGGCAGGTGGTGCACTTCGATACTTCGGTTGAGCGCAGCATGCACGCCTGGGTCATGGGGGCGAACATGAACTTGCCGGGTGATATCAGCGTAACTTGGGCAAAGGCGATGCCGGCTCATTTCGATGCTCGTTTCAGTGCTATGGCGCGCCGATACCGATACGTTATCTATAACGACCAGATTCGTCCGGCCCACATGGCTGAAGAGGTTACCTGGAACCATCGGCCACTTGACATCGAATTGATGCGCGAGGCAGCCAAGTCGTTTGTCGGCACCCACGATTTCAGTGCCTTTCGGGCGCGCCAGTGCCAAGCCAAGTCGCCTGTGAAGACCGTGCATCATCTGCAGTTGCTTCAGCATGGCAAATTCATTGTGATCGACGTGCGTGCCAATGCCTTCCTGCATCACATGGTGCGCAATTTCGCCGGTGTTCTGATGACCATCGGAGCGGGCGAGCGCCCGGTCGAATGGGCTCAGCAGGTATTGCAGACGCGTATACGTCGAACCGGTGGGGTCACGGCTCATCCTTACGGACTGTACTTGGTGCGGGTTGAATATCCAGAAGAGTTTGAGCTGCCTCAACGGTATCTCGGTCCGCACTTTCTTTCCGGTCTTGCCGATTATCAGGATTCCCTCCCGAGCAATGACTAG
- a CDS encoding phosphoribosylanthranilate isomerase — MSVVRSKICGITRVEDALLAAEAGADAIGLVFYANSPRVVDIRRAREIVEALPPFLTVVGLFVDASRCEVEHILDAVALDVLQFHGDEEPADCAGFHRPWFKALRVSPGRDIGAAAARYAAAGASALLLDTYVAGVPGGTGTRFDWSLIPDDLPKPLILAGGLTCDNVVDAIAQLHPYAVDVSGGVELSKGIKSAEKVRAFVQRVRSVM; from the coding sequence TTGTCGGTCGTTCGAAGCAAAATTTGTGGGATTACGCGGGTTGAGGACGCGTTGCTCGCCGCGGAGGCTGGGGCGGACGCCATCGGTTTGGTGTTTTATGCCAACAGTCCACGTGTGGTCGACATCAGGCGGGCGCGTGAAATCGTCGAGGCGTTACCTCCGTTTCTGACCGTGGTCGGACTTTTTGTCGACGCCAGTCGCTGCGAGGTCGAACATATTCTGGATGCGGTTGCGCTCGATGTGTTGCAGTTCCACGGCGATGAAGAACCTGCCGACTGCGCAGGATTCCATCGACCTTGGTTCAAGGCGTTACGTGTTTCGCCTGGGCGCGATATTGGCGCCGCGGCAGCACGATATGCTGCGGCCGGAGCTAGCGCACTGTTACTCGATACCTACGTAGCGGGCGTTCCCGGCGGGACGGGAACCCGTTTCGACTGGTCACTTATTCCTGACGATTTGCCCAAGCCTTTGATACTGGCGGGCGGCCTGACCTGCGATAACGTGGTTGATGCAATCGCGCAGCTACACCCTTATGCGGTTGATGTGAGCGGTGGCGTTGAGTTGAGCAAAGGCATCAAGAGTGCCGAAAAAGTTCGCGCGTTCGTTCAACGAGTTCGCTCTGTCATGTGA
- the accD gene encoding acetyl-CoA carboxylase, carboxyltransferase subunit beta, with product MSNWLVDKLIPSIMRSETQKSSVPEGLWHKCPSCEAVLYRPELEKTLDVCPKCQHHMRIDARTRLDIFLDAEGREEIASDLEPVDRLKFRDSKKYKDRLSAAQKQTGEKDALIAMQGTLFKVPVVACAFEFSFMGGSMGAIVGERFVRAANVALELRCPLICFSASGGARMQEALISLMQMAKTSAVLARMREEGLPFISVLTDPVYGGVSASLAMLGDVIVAEPKALIGFAGPRVIEQTVREKLPEGFQRSEFLLDHGAIDLIIPRAELRPRLSRLLAQLQRLPATVAPAQVAASA from the coding sequence ATGAGCAACTGGTTGGTAGACAAGCTGATCCCTTCGATCATGCGTTCCGAGACACAGAAGAGCTCGGTACCCGAGGGGCTGTGGCACAAGTGTCCCTCCTGCGAGGCTGTGCTGTATCGCCCTGAACTGGAAAAGACGCTGGATGTTTGTCCGAAATGCCAGCATCACATGCGCATTGACGCTCGTACCCGACTGGACATTTTTCTCGATGCCGAGGGCCGCGAGGAAATTGCCAGCGACCTGGAGCCAGTGGATCGACTTAAGTTTCGGGACAGCAAGAAATACAAGGATCGCTTGTCTGCTGCGCAGAAACAGACTGGTGAAAAGGATGCTCTGATCGCGATGCAGGGTACTTTGTTCAAGGTGCCGGTCGTCGCCTGTGCCTTTGAATTCTCCTTCATGGGCGGTTCGATGGGCGCTATCGTTGGTGAGCGCTTCGTGCGTGCCGCCAATGTGGCGCTGGAGCTGCGTTGCCCTCTGATATGCTTCTCTGCGTCCGGCGGCGCGCGCATGCAAGAGGCGCTGATTTCGCTGATGCAGATGGCAAAAACGTCCGCTGTGCTGGCCCGCATGCGTGAAGAGGGGCTGCCTTTCATCTCCGTACTGACCGATCCGGTATATGGTGGTGTTTCGGCCAGCTTGGCCATGCTGGGTGACGTCATCGTCGCGGAGCCGAAAGCCCTGATTGGCTTCGCCGGACCGCGAGTTATCGAGCAGACCGTTCGCGAGAAACTCCCTGAGGGCTTCCAGCGCAGCGAGTTCCTGCTGGATCACGGTGCCATCGATCTTATTATCCCGCGTGCCGAGCTACGACCCCGTCTTTCCCGTCTGCTTGCGCAGTTGCAGCGACTGCCGGCGACCGTTGCGCCTGCGCAGGTTGCGGCTTCTGCATGA
- the folC gene encoding bifunctional tetrahydrofolate synthase/dihydrofolate synthase has translation MSARGLADWLSYLEQLHPSAIDMGLERVREVAQRLGLGRPARKVITVTGTNGKGSSCAFIASLLQAQGLSVGVYASPHLLRYNERVRIGGLEVDDDALCEAFEAVERARENTSLTYFEMGTLAALWLFQRAGLDAAVLEVGLGGRLDAVNLIDADVAVITNIGLDHAEWLGDDRESVGYEKAGILRRTVPAVCGDLEPPVSVLRQAEKLEVPLHLRGRDYDLASGVAGWHWRGVDVAGQSRELHDLPLLSLPLENAALALQVYALLDLPWQPETLAKALQQTRISGRFDRRTIRWNGRTLTLLLDVAHNPHAASYLASYLEQQLLTGRRLAVFGLLADKDLAGILDILLPHVSEWAVAPLASPRSRPAAELHAALVERKAAVSTHASLMQALESQCEKAGEQDEILLFGSFYCVAEALQWIATRMEEAGDGTAG, from the coding sequence ATGAGCGCCCGCGGCCTCGCAGATTGGCTGAGTTATCTTGAGCAACTGCACCCCTCGGCCATCGATATGGGGCTCGAGCGGGTTCGCGAGGTCGCGCAGCGGCTCGGCCTGGGGCGTCCCGCACGAAAGGTGATCACCGTCACCGGGACCAATGGCAAAGGTTCCAGTTGCGCCTTCATCGCCTCGTTGCTGCAGGCCCAGGGCCTCAGTGTCGGTGTCTACGCATCGCCGCATCTGCTGCGCTACAACGAGCGGGTGCGCATCGGGGGGCTGGAAGTTGATGATGACGCGCTCTGCGAGGCTTTCGAGGCTGTCGAACGGGCGCGAGAGAATACGTCACTTACCTATTTCGAGATGGGTACCTTGGCGGCTTTATGGCTTTTCCAGCGAGCCGGACTTGACGCCGCGGTTCTGGAGGTCGGCCTTGGCGGGCGACTGGACGCTGTCAATCTGATCGATGCCGATGTGGCGGTGATCACCAACATCGGTCTCGATCACGCCGAGTGGCTGGGCGATGATCGGGAAAGCGTCGGTTACGAAAAGGCGGGGATTCTCCGCCGCACCGTTCCGGCCGTATGCGGTGATCTGGAGCCACCAGTGTCGGTGCTGAGGCAGGCCGAGAAGCTGGAGGTGCCTTTGCATCTCCGTGGCCGGGATTACGATCTTGCGAGCGGGGTAGCCGGCTGGCACTGGCGCGGCGTCGATGTGGCCGGCCAATCACGCGAACTGCATGATCTCCCACTATTGTCGCTGCCGCTGGAGAATGCTGCGCTTGCGCTGCAGGTCTACGCGTTGCTGGATTTGCCGTGGCAACCCGAGACTCTGGCAAAGGCGTTACAGCAAACCCGCATCAGTGGCCGCTTCGACCGCCGGACGATTCGCTGGAACGGGCGCACGCTCACTCTGTTATTGGACGTCGCGCACAACCCCCATGCGGCCAGCTACCTGGCCAGCTATCTCGAACAACAGTTATTGACCGGCCGGCGCCTGGCTGTGTTCGGTTTGCTGGCGGACAAGGACCTTGCCGGCATCCTGGATATCCTGCTGCCGCACGTGAGCGAGTGGGCGGTTGCGCCGCTTGCCAGCCCGCGTTCGCGCCCCGCGGCGGAATTGCACGCGGCCTTGGTTGAGCGCAAGGCCGCGGTGAGCACCCATGCATCGCTCATGCAGGCGCTAGAGTCGCAGTGCGAAAAAGCCGGTGAGCAGGACGAGATTCTGTTATTCGGATCGTTCTATTGCGTAGCCGAAGCGCTGCAATGGATCGCCACGCGTATGGAGGAAGCGGGAGATGGCACTGCTGGATAA
- a CDS encoding SPOR domain-containing protein, giving the protein MALLDKGLKQRMVGALVLIALAVIFVPMLFTREDDLRHVVVDAPAMPNTPPVAQIEIEPVEVPEPKSIPEGFEIVEDNASAQAAAVPSAVPTESPAVAESEQVKAPAQANPVPQPRVDADNLPVSWSIQLASLSNRAGAEKLQKTLREQGYNAYIRTADGMNRVFVGPLIERDEANRLRDQLQRQQKLNGFVVRFKPEPR; this is encoded by the coding sequence ATGGCACTGCTGGATAAAGGATTGAAACAGCGCATGGTCGGCGCGTTGGTGCTGATCGCCCTGGCGGTGATCTTCGTGCCGATGCTGTTCACTCGCGAAGACGACCTGCGCCATGTCGTTGTCGATGCCCCGGCTATGCCCAATACGCCGCCGGTGGCTCAGATCGAAATCGAGCCGGTGGAAGTCCCGGAACCTAAATCGATTCCCGAGGGTTTCGAGATCGTCGAAGACAATGCCAGTGCTCAGGCGGCGGCTGTCCCTTCAGCTGTGCCGACCGAGTCGCCGGCGGTGGCCGAGTCGGAGCAGGTGAAAGCTCCTGCGCAGGCGAATCCTGTACCGCAGCCTCGCGTGGATGCCGATAACCTGCCAGTGAGCTGGTCCATCCAGTTGGCCAGCCTGTCCAATCGAGCGGGTGCAGAGAAGCTGCAGAAGACCCTGCGTGAGCAGGGCTATAACGCCTACATTCGCACCGCAGACGGAATGAACCGGGTGTTTGTCGGGCCACTCATCGAGCGTGACGAGGCCAACCGTTTGCGCGATCAGCTGCAGCGCCAGCAGAAGCTGAATGGTTTCGTGGTGCGCTTCAAACCGGAACCGCGCTGA
- a CDS encoding CvpA family protein produces MVFTWVDWIIIAVVAVSSLISLKRGFVKEALSLLTWIIAGVIAWMFGGALSHHLAEFISTPSARIIAACAILFIATLLVGALVNFLIGELIRVTGLSGTDRLLGMVFGAARGGLLVVVLAGLLSLAPVQEDLWWKESVLLPHFLLVADWSKNLILEFSSQWLASSLDPSGSAKFIEDASGSFLPARQPETN; encoded by the coding sequence GTGGTTTTTACCTGGGTCGATTGGATCATCATCGCCGTCGTTGCTGTCTCCAGTCTGATCAGTCTGAAGCGAGGCTTCGTCAAGGAAGCCTTGTCGCTGCTGACCTGGATCATTGCCGGGGTGATCGCCTGGATGTTCGGCGGTGCCTTGTCGCATCATCTGGCAGAGTTCATCAGCACGCCCTCGGCACGAATCATCGCGGCTTGCGCCATCCTGTTCATCGCCACGCTGCTAGTGGGGGCGCTGGTCAATTTCCTGATTGGTGAACTGATTCGGGTGACCGGTCTGTCCGGTACCGATCGTTTGTTGGGCATGGTATTCGGTGCGGCGCGTGGTGGACTGCTGGTGGTAGTGCTGGCCGGCTTGCTCAGCCTTGCGCCGGTTCAGGAGGATCTCTGGTGGAAGGAGTCGGTTCTGCTACCGCACTTTCTGCTGGTTGCCGATTGGTCCAAGAACCTGATTCTCGAGTTCAGCAGCCAATGGCTGGCCAGTTCGCTCGATCCGTCCGGTTCTGCAAAATTTATTGAAGACGCTTCTGGCAGTTTCCTGCCTGCGCGTCAGCCTGAAACAAACTGA
- the purF gene encoding amidophosphoribosyltransferase, protein MCGIVGIVGKSNVNQALYDALTVLQHRGQDAAGIVTSHDDRLFLRKDNGLVRDVFQQRHMQRLIGNMGIGHVRYPTAGSSSSAEAQPFYVNSPYGITLAHNGNLTNVEQLTKEIYESDLRHVNTSSDSEVLLNVFAHELAVRGKLQPTEEDVFAAVSKVHERCRGGYAVVAMVTGYGIVGFRDPNAIRPIVFGQRHTDEGVEYMIASESVSLDVLGFTVIRDLSPGEAVYITTDGRLFTRQCADAPKLSPCIFEYVYLARSDSLMDGVSVYKARLRMGEKLADKILRERPEHDIDVVIPIPDTSRTAALELANRLGVKFREGFVKNRYIGRTFIMPGQAARKKSVRQKLNAIDLEFRGKNVLLVDDSIVRGTTCKQIIQMAREAGAKNVYFCSAAPAVRYPNVYGIDMPSAHELIAHNRSTEEVAELIGADWLIYQDLEDLIEAVGGGKVKIEHFDCAVFDGKYITGDIDDAYLHRIEQARNDLSKSKANAVSAIIDLYND, encoded by the coding sequence ATGTGTGGCATTGTCGGCATCGTCGGTAAGTCGAACGTCAATCAGGCGCTGTACGACGCGCTTACCGTACTGCAGCATCGTGGGCAGGATGCCGCCGGTATCGTCACCAGCCACGACGATCGCCTGTTTCTGCGCAAGGACAACGGTCTGGTGCGAGACGTGTTCCAGCAGCGTCACATGCAGCGTCTGATCGGTAATATGGGCATCGGCCACGTCCGCTACCCCACCGCCGGCAGTTCCAGTTCGGCCGAAGCGCAGCCGTTCTATGTCAACTCGCCCTACGGCATCACGTTGGCACACAACGGCAATCTGACCAATGTTGAGCAGCTCACCAAGGAAATCTACGAGTCGGATCTGCGCCATGTGAACACCAGCTCGGACTCGGAAGTGCTGCTCAACGTGTTCGCTCATGAACTGGCGGTACGCGGCAAGCTGCAGCCAACCGAGGAAGACGTGTTCGCCGCGGTCAGCAAGGTCCACGAACGCTGCCGAGGGGGGTATGCGGTTGTGGCTATGGTGACGGGCTACGGCATCGTTGGCTTCCGTGACCCAAATGCAATCCGTCCGATTGTCTTCGGCCAGCGTCATACCGATGAAGGCGTCGAGTACATGATCGCCTCGGAAAGCGTCTCGCTCGACGTGCTCGGCTTCACCGTGATCCGTGACCTGTCGCCGGGTGAGGCGGTGTATATCACCACTGATGGCCGGTTGTTCACCCGTCAATGCGCGGACGCTCCGAAGCTCTCGCCGTGCATTTTCGAGTACGTCTATCTGGCGCGCTCCGATTCCCTGATGGATGGCGTGTCGGTGTACAAGGCGCGCCTGCGCATGGGCGAGAAACTGGCGGACAAGATTCTGCGCGAGCGTCCCGAGCATGATATCGACGTGGTTATCCCGATTCCGGATACCAGCCGTACTGCTGCGCTCGAACTGGCGAACCGGCTGGGGGTGAAATTCCGTGAAGGCTTCGTCAAGAATCGCTATATCGGCCGGACCTTCATCATGCCCGGCCAGGCAGCGCGCAAGAAGTCGGTGCGCCAGAAGCTCAACGCCATCGACCTCGAATTCCGCGGCAAGAACGTGTTGCTGGTTGATGATTCGATCGTGCGTGGTACCACCTGCAAGCAGATCATCCAGATGGCGCGCGAGGCTGGCGCGAAGAATGTGTACTTCTGTTCGGCAGCGCCAGCGGTGCGCTACCCGAACGTTTACGGCATCGACATGCCCAGCGCCCATGAGCTGATCGCGCACAACCGCAGCACTGAGGAAGTGGCCGAGCTGATCGGCGCCGACTGGCTGATCTATCAGGACCTGGAGGATCTGATCGAAGCCGTCGGTGGCGGCAAGGTGAAGATCGAGCACTTCGATTGCGCGGTGTTCGATGGCAAGTACATCACCGGCGATATCGATGACGCCTATCTGCACCGGATCGAACAGGCGCGCAACGACCTCAGCAAGTCCAAGGCCAATGCCGTAAGCGCCATCATCGATCTGTACAACGACTAA